Sequence from the Candidatus Deferrimicrobium sp. genome:
GGTTCTTCGCAGCTCTCCGGGGGGCGCTTTCCCCGGCACCGACATCGGAGCCGGTGCCGCCGGGCCTGCGCTCCGCGGGGGTCCTCGTCCCGTTGCGGGCCGTGGACGGGATGGTGACCGTGACGCTCGCCCGTCGGACCGAGCGCGTTCCCCATCACAAGGGGCAGATCTGCTTCCCGGGGGGCAGCCGGGACCCGGGCGACCGGGACCTGCTGGCCACCGCGCTGCGCGAGGC
This genomic interval carries:
- a CDS encoding CoA pyrophosphatase, which produces MNRGNHDMERFFAALRGALSPAPTSEPVPPGLRSAGVLVPLRAVDGMVTVTLARRTERVPHHKGQICFPGGSRDPGDRDLLATALREAEEEMGIRGADVELLGAMEPVPTVTGFFIQPFVARIP